Genomic segment of Candidatus Gorgyraea atricola:
AAGAGAGAAACCGGAGATGGGGCAGTCTTAGAAGATACAGAGGAGGTTGTTATACCTATGGAAGAAGAGGCATCATTAGAACCTTCGGAAAAAAGAACCACAGCATATGAGGTAACTTCAGAATCCGCTGCAAGACTTAAGCCAGAGGCAGTAAGACCATCGCCAGAACGCTTAAGTTTAGCATATGCTGAGTTTGCTGAATCTTTACAAGTAGATTTAGATGGTTTTACAGGATCGTTTTCAAGGCCACAGATTTATCCTCTGTTTTCCGAGGGTGTTTTTGAGTTTATTATTGAGAAGATTAAAGAAAAAGAAGGCAATGCTGCATATACAGCTTTTATAGAGCTATTTAGGGCAGTTCAGTTTGAAGGAAGATTGGCAGAAGGAATATTTGCTGAATATCTACGCTGGGATTACCCAAAATATAGGACGACAGCATTAGACCTAGCTAATCAAAATAAGGCTGAAATATGGAAACAGGCGCTACGTATACAAAAAAGATTCGGCATATTAACTACAGTCGGTTTTCTTAAGTTTGCGCCTTATCTGGTAAGCATGCAAGGCAGTTCTGCTTTAGTAAGATTTACTGATATTATTTCAAGTCCAGCAGTACGTTGTGTATCACCAGTTGATTCTGTAGAGTGTTTTGACCGCCTCCGACATATACTTTGGCAGGATTACAGGATACCTTCGCAGAGTTTTGATGCTGTCGATTCTTGGATGACATTTTCAATAGTACTTGATAATGATATTGAATATATTTTTAGCTTTGGAATAGATGAAGAGTCCTTTGTTAGAATTGCAGAGGTTTGGTATAAAGATGGCAAGGCATTAGGTTATGGAGGGACTGCCATAGGTACTAGTGACAGCATTCTAAGCTTTCGTATTTTTGAAGATCAATTACATAATGTTCCTGATCGCGCAGCAATTTTCAAGGCCAGATTATATTTATATTCTAGGGTATTTCCTAGTTTAAGAGAAGTATTTGTCGAACCTAATCAGTTTGGAGGGGAGGATTCTACTGAGTCTGAATATGCCCTTCAGGCTGGTGTGCCTGTATTTTATATTAGAAAGCTTGGTATGAAGCCCGATATTGATAAATTGGCTGCAGAAGATGCCCGGGGTGAGAGAATTAAATCACTTGTGGCTGATGTCCAACAAGGCAGGAGACTAGGTAGAGATGAGATGAAGATGCTTACTCTTGCGCCAATGAGACTTGAATTATCAGCATCATGGCGTAAAGAAGCTGAGAAGCGATTCAGTGGCCTGCTTAGTGTTGACCCAGTTATAGCGCATACTCAGGATTATTATCTTTATCCCGAGGTAGAAGGTAAGGTGTTATTCAGAGGCAGACAAGGAAAACCGTCAGTTGATGAGGGGTGGATTTTACATGTCGGGAGCTTACCTAGAGATGCTGGTGTAGTTTTAGATACAGTCTTACCAATTCTTAGCCAAGAAAATGCGACTCATAAAGTTGCCAATGGTCTTGAAGCAATAGAGTCCTTAAATCAGGATCCAAGGTTCGAAGGTCTATTAGTGGTTATCTACCCTTCGTCTACTGAAGAGGCAGTTAGATTAGCTGATATTTTAGATAATGTCCTTTATCCTCTTAGGCAAAGAGGCATCGCAGGACGAACAATCCCTATTGATGCTTCCTATGGTGATTCAAGTTTTATCGGATATTGTTGGGGAGGTAATAGAGGGTATTTCACAACACCTATCGGAGACAGGGTTCCTGTTAGCTACACACCTGGACAATATAAACCAGATTGGATAACAGAGAATCCTTTTTCTAGAACTCCCCAAGGCCTTAAAAGAATCTTACATGTCAAAATGCCTAATCCTTTAAATGAGATAATTCGTCAACTTAAGGAGAGATTTGGTTTGGATGTCCAGCTTGATGAATTACCAGATCTAGAGGCAGAGAGAGTAGAATTTGAGGCTGGAGATGTGATATTGGAGGAAGGGGCATCAGCAGATGCGCTTTATATTATTGAAAAAGGTGAGGTTGAGGTCCCTATAGTCAAAGATGGTATATCTCTTACATATTTTAAAGGAAGAGGTAATATTTTTGGAGAAATGGGCACTTTGGGATTGCGTAAGCGTTCTGCTACTGTAAAGGCAGGGAAAGAAGGGGTAGTGTTACGACGTATTTCTTATGAAAAACTATTTCCTATAATTAGAGATAATCCTCAGATATTTTTTATATTAGGTCTTTATGTGATGGAGATTAGGGTTTATCAGGCAGATTTGGTAAAAATAGGGAGGGCTTATCCTGTATCTGTAAATGTACAGGTTAGAGAGCAAGGTCCAGGCGATGATAAAGAAGAGATCGTTATTTTAGATCCAGAAGAGGATGTTTTAGACACAACTACTTTGGCCTATATTAGAAGACTGCGGCAGACAGGCTCACAACATGACACACCTTCATTAAATACACTACTTGAGTATGCCAGGACAATACGCGGACATGATATCAGCGCCAGGACGTTTGAGGCAGTATGTAATTTTACAGATAAAAATCCAAATTTTTGGGATATAATCTCCAACTTTTCTGAACAAGAAAAGCTCTTTCTTTTCTATAAGCTCTCTGTCATTTATGATACTGCTAAAGTACCTTTTGCTAAACCAGGTCAGACGCCTAAAGCGCGTATGCAGGCCTATCTTCTGCAATACCAGGCAGAGGACGCATTGGCGCGGACTATTATTTACGCATCAGAGGATGGTACGCTGGAACTTCCTCGCTTGTCGCAAGACAAGGCCCATCTTTATGGATATAGCAGCGCCTACTCTGAACTTACAGAATACGAGGGCGTACTAAGTTCTTTATACAGAGCGATTATGCGCGGAGAATTTTATTACGAGATGGCCATTGATTTAAATTTCTGGACACCAGGGGCCTATTTGGCTGGAGAGATGAGTCAAAACATGAAAGATGCAATACGCATTCTTGCCGAACGGTCAGGCATCCGTATGTCTTTTCATGGGCCCATATTTTATGCAATGCCGGGCGTAAAATATGAATCTAAGATTGTTGTGGACGC
This window contains:
- a CDS encoding cyclic nucleotide-binding domain-containing protein; the protein is MHLRIPEAGWISSKRLRSSAEASGSAEGVERIKTLSRDINIADAGIKAGPHEVANILIQIAFEKGFFDEVGPQDGFKVFRLGNAETYTFRDLQHLLGISDEELMARCREKDVEVTIEDLKKLARQTAHAGIGRGAIYIVHGSHTEELVNHEATELGLWQVKADSLGIGYAEMRDWIKIHPIEANELNEVFHTLAIQKRQGEINKWLSRRGGLDRDPLYTREEISHNLEAAVLNLEESWRTDKVVSINGDGFRLTGQINTNAYQAVGIDIGQRVIIKASDERENILSKVAHQLGIGVRVIGYDDISSIMVLEDVGGRTLFEMSQEGSLTLGVAMEALGKTAEYIEFLRKRGIVHGDVAARNILVSEKGIFLIDYSHAEFSNRLADSKDLVYLGYLIERLTSSSLELLRKEYLNHEIIAGLSRRSCPLTMRIILADARKKLTPELRQLPVQWLQSEVPGKRETGDGAVLEDTEEVVIPMEEEASLEPSEKRTTAYEVTSESAARLKPEAVRPSPERLSLAYAEFAESLQVDLDGFTGSFSRPQIYPLFSEGVFEFIIEKIKEKEGNAAYTAFIELFRAVQFEGRLAEGIFAEYLRWDYPKYRTTALDLANQNKAEIWKQALRIQKRFGILTTVGFLKFAPYLVSMQGSSALVRFTDIISSPAVRCVSPVDSVECFDRLRHILWQDYRIPSQSFDAVDSWMTFSIVLDNDIEYIFSFGIDEESFVRIAEVWYKDGKALGYGGTAIGTSDSILSFRIFEDQLHNVPDRAAIFKARLYLYSRVFPSLREVFVEPNQFGGEDSTESEYALQAGVPVFYIRKLGMKPDIDKLAAEDARGERIKSLVADVQQGRRLGRDEMKMLTLAPMRLELSASWRKEAEKRFSGLLSVDPVIAHTQDYYLYPEVEGKVLFRGRQGKPSVDEGWILHVGSLPRDAGVVLDTVLPILSQENATHKVANGLEAIESLNQDPRFEGLLVVIYPSSTEEAVRLADILDNVLYPLRQRGIAGRTIPIDASYGDSSFIGYCWGGNRGYFTTPIGDRVPVSYTPGQYKPDWITENPFSRTPQGLKRILHVKMPNPLNEIIRQLKERFGLDVQLDELPDLEAERVEFEAGDVILEEGASADALYIIEKGEVEVPIVKDGISLTYFKGRGNIFGEMGTLGLRKRSATVKAGKEGVVLRRISYEKLFPIIRDNPQIFFILGLYVMEIRVYQADLVKIGRAYPVSVNVQVREQGPGDDKEEIVILDPEEDVLDTTTLAYIRRLRQTGSQHDTPSLNTLLEYARTIRGHDISARTFEAVCNFTDKNPNFWDIISNFSEQEKLFLFYKLSVIYDTAKVPFAKPGQTPKARMQAYLLQYQAEDALARTIIYASEDGTLELPRLSQDKAHLYGYSSAYSELTEYEGVLSSLYRAIMRGEFYYEMAIDLNFWTPGAYLAGEMSQNMKDAIRILAERSGIRMSFHGPIFYAMPGVKYESKIVVDAYNKTIDLAKEIGAKSVVVHVTSGQDIDDLVAIASYGAGEGVEISLENSREREGPYQNADRFLAIVQQVVDKVGIDSLSLTIDPSHFALSEEPAAIAVKKVLDWSFSSEHDTKRVSVKKIHLSQHEGEADYHNLGVAEEGKGRKGAVPNKEVLQILTERLSIEQLTRLDIILETAVVLSPGDLEWLGNNVDANIRERIQLTTQAGDQNSAIAKYKEVAESLAVDGSLSRASAPNRGIDYDSRDEANAGAMGKFFVRKATYDE